CGAAGCCAAGGTGACGATTCTGTGCGAGGGTGTGCATGGTTCGCTGACCCGCCAGGCATTCGAAAAGATGCCCCAACTGACAGCAGACTGTCTGCCGCAAGCGTACCTTACCGGCGTCAAAGAGGTTTGGCAGGTACCCGAAGGTCGAATCAAACCGGGTCAGGTCTATCACACTATCGGTTGGCCGCAACCGTCCAGCGAATATGGCGGCGGGTGGATCTATGCCATGAGTGAGACAACGGTTTCAGTGGGCTACGCGGTCGGTCTCAATTCACCCGATCCAACCAACGATCCGCACATGAAATTCCAGCGTTACAAGACGCATCCTTTTGTGAAGAAGATCCTTGAAGGCGGCACGATGCTCCACTACGGCGCCAAGACTATTCCCGATAACGGCTACTTTGCGATACCAAAGCTGACCTCGGATGGGTTAATGCTGTGCGGCGACTCGGCCGGCCTTCTGAATCCCCAGAAACTAAAAGGGATCCATCTGGCCATCAAGTCGGGCATCATGGCCGCCGAAACGGTTTTCGACTGTCTCAAGAACGACGATTTCACGGTCGAGGCGCTGCGCGGATACCAGCAACGATTCGACAGTAGTTGGGCCCAACAAGAACTGTACAAAACGCGCAACTTCCACTCAGGATTCAAAGGCGGACTACTCTCGGGGTTGGTCCACGGCATGTTGCAGATGATCTCGGGAGGCAAAGGTCTGTACGAACGGCGGGTCAACAAGCGCGACCACGAGTACATGTGCAAGCTCGATGAATACGGTCGTCAGGCCGGACGGTTGCCGGAGAAGATAGCTGTCAAATTCGATAACGAGTACACTTTCGATAAACTCACCGACGTTTACAAGTCCGGCACTCAGCATGAGGAAGAGCAACCTTCGCACCTGGTGATTACCGACACTGATATCTGTAACAACCAATGCACCGAAGAATACGGCAACCCTTGTCAGCATTTTTGTCCGACGCAGGTGTACGAGATGGTTGACGATCCCGAACGCGAGGGGAAGACCAAACTCCAATTGACGCCGTCGAATTGCGTCCACTGCAAGACCTGCGACATCGCCGACCCGTACCAGGTTATCCGCTGGGTCGTGCCGCAGGGGGGTGAAGGTCCCAACTATGAGAATCTGTGAGGGGAGCGTCTATTAGCATACCCCCGGTATACATAGGCTCCATCGGCGTGGCGCTGTTGCTGATAGCGTTTGCGCTTAATCTGGTGCGTAAACTGTCCGAGCGCAGTGCCGTCTATCTTTCGATGAACGTTGTCGGTGCCCTGATGGCCGCCTGGTATGCGTGGGCGGGTGGCGCCATTCCGTTTGTAATTCTGGAAATCGTCTGGGCGGCAACCGCTGCGGTGCGGCTGGTCATGACGCTGATGAAACGGCCTACTTAGGTAGGGTGGGTCCGTCTTCGCTTGCGCGCCGCGGCGTGGACCCGCCACTATCGGCAGGTCTGAAGACAGACCAGCCCTACAAGACTAATCAAGACTGGATGCCGGATCAAGTCCGGCATGACAGGTGACGGAAGCGCGAAGGGCGAAACAGTGGTTTATTTCCTCACCCTGAGCGGCTTCGAAGGCTGATCCTGAAAAAACCAAATCAGGCACCTTGCCATCGATCACCTTTCCTGTTATTATTGGCCCTGATTTTGGGCGGGAATAATGCCTGCCTTTGGCCGTGAAAGATGATTTGCTTAGAGTGGCAGACAGTGTCTGCCCGGAGGAAACGATGTCCCGATTTAATGTCCCTTATCCCCAGAACGAACCGATCCTAGACTACGCACCCGGCTCACCGGAGCGGGCCGAACTTCTGAAAGCATTGGCCGATCTTAAAGGAAACCCGGTTGAGATTCCGATGGTCATCAATGGCAAGGAAGTGACCACCGACACAAAGATAGAGATCAGTGCGCCTCACAACCACAGCCTGAAACTGGGTGCTTACTATCAGGGTTCAGCGGGCGAGGTTGCCTCAGCGGTCGCGTCGGCCGTTGAAGCTCAGAAGTCGTGGGCGCTGGTGCCGTGGGAACATCGGGCGGCCATCTTTCTGAAAGCGGCCGATCTTCTGGCCGGACCATACCGGCACATAATGAACGCCGCGACCATGCTGGCTCATTCCAAAAATATCTATCAGGCAGAGATTGATGCCGTCTGCGAACTGGTCGACTTCTGGCGTTTCAACGTTTATTACATGCAACAAATTTACGAAGTGCAACCCGAAAGCGCACCGGGTATATGGGACCGCATGGATCATCGTCCGCTTGAGGGGTTCATCTTTGCCGTCACGCCGTTTAACTTCATCTCGATCAACGGCAACCTGCCGACCGCACCGGCTATGCTCGGTAACGTCGCGGTGTGGAAACCGGCCTCGACGGCAACATACACTTCGCATTTGCTCATGAAAATCCTCCTTGAAGCCGGACTGCCGGATGGTGTAATCAATCTCATCTTTGCGCGCGGCGCAGCAATCGGTGACACAGTGTTGAAGAACGAGCACCTGGCTGGGATTCACTTTACCGGCTCAACAGCCGTCTTTCAGAATATGTGGAAGACGGTCGGCGAGAACATTGCCGGCTACCGTTGCTACCCACGCATCGTCGGCGAGACCGGGGGCAAGGACTTTATCTTTGCCCATGCCTCGTCCAATGTTGACCAATTGGTCACTGCCATGGTGCGCGGCTGCTATGAGTTCCAGGGGCAAAAATGCTCGGCCTCATCGCGGTGTTACATTCCGAAATCACTCTGGCCTGAGGTCAAAGAAAAGTTCGTAGCGCAGGTAGGTGAACTCAAGATGGGTGATCCCGAAGATTTCACGAATTTCGTCAACGCCGTGATCGACGAAGCCGCTTTTGATTCCATAACGGCCTTTATCGATCATGCCAAGGCTGCCGACACCGACGAAGTACTGGTCGGCGGCAATTATGACAAATCGAAAGGCTACTTTATCGAACCTACGGCGATACTGACATCCGATCCGCACAGCAAGACGATCGAGGAAGAGATTTTCGGTCCGGTTGTTACGATCTTTGTCTATGATGATGGCGACTATGCCAAGACCCTTCACCTGTGCGACACAACATCGCCATACGCGCTGACCGGTGCTATCTTCGGACGTGACCGCAAAGCTGTCGAATTGGCCGAACGGATGCTTCGTCAGGCAGCCGGCAATTTCTATATTAACGACAAACCGACGGGCGCCGTTGTGGGTCAGCAGCCGTTTGGTGGTGGCCGTGCTTCGGGTACCAACGACAAGGCGGGTGGAATCCAGAATATGCTCAGGTGGGCATCGCCGCGTTCGATCAAAGAGAGTTTTGTCGCACCAAAGTCATATAAGTACCCCTTCATGGGGCAATAAATTGCTTTTTCGCGCTTCGCGGCAATAAATTGCATTTTCGCGCTACGCGCGCCCAACGTCCGCACGTTTCTGTGGTGATTGAGTATATTCCGTGAGCCCGTAGGGTGGGTCCGTTCGCGGACCCGCCATCTTCAGCTCAACGGGCAGACCCGAGGGTGTGCCGCGCACAGGAACCCTGAGCGGAGTCGAAGGGTGATAAATCACTTTTTCGCGCTAAGCGCGCCCAACGTCCGCACGTTTCTGTGGTGATTGAGTATATTCCGTGAGCCCGTAGGGTGGGTCCGTCCGCGGACCCGCCATCTTCATTTCAACGGGCAGACCCGAGGGTGTGCCGCGCACAGGACATTGTAGGGCAGGATCCCTGTGATCCTGCCGGAATCGGCGGCATCCCTCCTGCGGCGGACCTTCGGCGCAGGGATGCCGCCCTACTAAGAACTATGGGTGGCCCACCAGCTTGGGGAGTGTTGAAAAAGTGCCATTGGCCCGCTGCCCATGTCTGACAAGTAGTTGCGTGTCGGGTCACAACCACGCCTTTGGCGCGTTCAGGACCCGACACAACGTAATCAGGGTTTATCAAAAAGCCCCTTGCTGTGGGAAATCGTAGGGCAGAACCGCCTTCGGTTCTGCCGGGTTTCATTGGCGGAACCGCTAAGAGGGTTCCGTCCTGCTACTGCCCTACGAATCTGTGTGAATAAAACCTACTGCGGAGGAAACATCCACTCCACCAGGCAGACCAAGTCGGTGACCGTAAGCAGATCGTCAAGGTCACAGTCAACATTTTCAAGACACGGCATTGGAGGTCCGCCCAGGAACATATGGTCCACGACATACACCAAGTCACTGATGTCGGCCGATCCGCTACAGTCGGCATCGCCGTACACCGGCGGGTCCGGCACCAGGACGGTAACCGACCCATCGAGAACATGCACGACACTGGTATCTATGTGGCAATTGATGTTGTACCCGTCGATACTGATCGAATCATACGGCGGTCCCGGGACTTGTGTCCAATTGAGACAGACATCCCCGGCCCAGTTGGTACAATACCAGAATGTTGTGTCGGGAACAGAGTCACACACGATACCGATACTCTCACCCGACGGCGTGGAGAAATTGAAATGGGCGAGGAAACTGGTCTGCACCAGGAGATTCACTGTGCGTTCGGTCATGGTGTCGGGAATATCATAGACCTGGCCTACGAGCTTGATCAGTAATCCACTCTCCTGGGGAGCGACACCCGGTGTGACGGGTGGTCCGGGCAAGTCTGCGATTCCGGCAACATTCAGATCGGTACCGTAACCACTGAGCGACCTTGCATCCACCCACTCCCAACCCGAGACAAGAGTTCCTGTTGTGTCGAGTGTTCCGACCAACATATCGTTGGTGTCGACGTGATAGAAGTCCCACGCACCTCCTCCTCCCACCATCATTGAATCGACACATGTAATGTCGAGCCAATCGGTACACAGCCAGTAGGTGGTATCGACAACTTCCGCCATGACCGTGGTGAACTCCATGAGTTCCGGGTTGTCCATCTGCACCCAGAAATTGAAACCGGCGATGGTATCGACATAATTCGACAAGTACACCGGGACTTCGACGACTTCACCGGGGTATGCAGTGACATCCCCGACATCAACAACTACTTCCAAATCCAGGGCTCCATTCGGACTGCCGCTGACGCCAAGACCGACAGCAGCAACAAATAGTATAGTGATGAGAGTTAGCAGGCGGTTTCTTAAGGACATAGGTCCCTCCGGTGATTGTTGAAAAGCTGTTTATACAGTCATTCAGCGTAACATCTATGTGTGCGTTTCTCGTTTACGACTCAAGAAGTAGACTCAGACACTGCTCTAATCAGTAATTCGGATAGGCTTCAGTGCGCTTCGTTGGTAATATACCTGGCAATCCATTTTGGTCAACCTTAATCACAG
The nucleotide sequence above comes from Candidatus Zixiibacteriota bacterium. Encoded proteins:
- a CDS encoding electron transfer flavoprotein-ubiquinone oxidoreductase yields the protein MTIEREVLPTDILIVGAGTAGLAVAYKLAQLVQADGSVEMPEILLMEKGSHVGAHSLSGAVMDPRGIAELIPDFVEKGAPLEAPVSADAMYYFGNETALKFPFMPKAVSNDGNYIVSLNKFTAWLGEQVESVGVDIFAGLAGSELIVKDGRVTGVQTVDMGLDKEGNQRSNFEPGSVIEAKVTILCEGVHGSLTRQAFEKMPQLTADCLPQAYLTGVKEVWQVPEGRIKPGQVYHTIGWPQPSSEYGGGWIYAMSETTVSVGYAVGLNSPDPTNDPHMKFQRYKTHPFVKKILEGGTMLHYGAKTIPDNGYFAIPKLTSDGLMLCGDSAGLLNPQKLKGIHLAIKSGIMAAETVFDCLKNDDFTVEALRGYQQRFDSSWAQQELYKTRNFHSGFKGGLLSGLVHGMLQMISGGKGLYERRVNKRDHEYMCKLDEYGRQAGRLPEKIAVKFDNEYTFDKLTDVYKSGTQHEEEQPSHLVITDTDICNNQCTEEYGNPCQHFCPTQVYEMVDDPEREGKTKLQLTPSNCVHCKTCDIADPYQVIRWVVPQGGEGPNYENL
- the pruA gene encoding L-glutamate gamma-semialdehyde dehydrogenase → MSRFNVPYPQNEPILDYAPGSPERAELLKALADLKGNPVEIPMVINGKEVTTDTKIEISAPHNHSLKLGAYYQGSAGEVASAVASAVEAQKSWALVPWEHRAAIFLKAADLLAGPYRHIMNAATMLAHSKNIYQAEIDAVCELVDFWRFNVYYMQQIYEVQPESAPGIWDRMDHRPLEGFIFAVTPFNFISINGNLPTAPAMLGNVAVWKPASTATYTSHLLMKILLEAGLPDGVINLIFARGAAIGDTVLKNEHLAGIHFTGSTAVFQNMWKTVGENIAGYRCYPRIVGETGGKDFIFAHASSNVDQLVTAMVRGCYEFQGQKCSASSRCYIPKSLWPEVKEKFVAQVGELKMGDPEDFTNFVNAVIDEAAFDSITAFIDHAKAADTDEVLVGGNYDKSKGYFIEPTAILTSDPHSKTIEEEIFGPVVTIFVYDDGDYAKTLHLCDTTSPYALTGAIFGRDRKAVELAERMLRQAAGNFYINDKPTGAVVGQQPFGGGRASGTNDKAGGIQNMLRWASPRSIKESFVAPKSYKYPFMGQ